One genomic window of Sphingomonas ginsengisoli An et al. 2013 includes the following:
- the greB gene encoding transcription elongation factor GreB, with product MGDRFITPRGFAAIRAEYDQLFGSERPKLVETISWAAGNGDRSENGDYIYGRKRLREIDRRLSYLAKVMKTAKVVDPAAQGDQGQVRFGATVELADEDDARRTLTLVGEDEADASGGHISWRSPIAKALVGARIGDERIVRLPAGEKSYEVLAIRYPQT from the coding sequence ATGGGAGATCGCTTCATCACGCCGCGAGGCTTTGCCGCCATCCGCGCCGAATATGACCAGCTGTTCGGGTCCGAGCGCCCCAAGCTGGTCGAGACGATCAGCTGGGCCGCGGGCAATGGCGACCGTTCGGAAAATGGCGACTACATCTACGGCCGCAAGCGGCTGCGCGAGATCGACCGGCGCTTAAGCTATCTCGCCAAGGTGATGAAGACCGCCAAGGTGGTCGACCCCGCCGCGCAAGGTGATCAGGGGCAGGTGCGGTTCGGCGCCACGGTCGAGCTTGCCGACGAAGACGACGCCCGCCGCACCCTAACATTGGTCGGCGAGGACGAGGCCGACGCCAGCGGTGGTCACATCAGTTGGCGCAGCCCGATCGCCAAGGCGCTAGTCGGCGCCAGGATTGGCGACGAACGCATCGTCCGCCTTCCCGCGGGCGAGAAGAGCTACGAAGTACTGGCGATCCGCTACCCGCAGACCTAG
- the aspS gene encoding aspartate--tRNA ligase produces the protein MHAYRTHTCGQLRKENVGEEVRISGWVHRKRDHGGVLFVDLRDHYGMTQVVADSDSPALPVLERLRVESVVTIDGLVKDRAPGTTNANLPTGDIEVFARGVTVQSAAAELPLPVAGEQEYPEDIRLKYRYLDLRRERLHANILLRSNVIASIRRRMVEQGFTEFQTPILTASSPEGARDYLVPSRVHPGKFYALPQAPQMFKQLLMVAGFDRYFQIAPCFRDEDARADRSPGEFYQLDFEMSFVTQDDVFNAIEPVLAGVFREFADGRQVTEGAFPRIPYKESMLKYGNDKPDLRNPILISDVGQHFVGSGFGLFAKIVDGGGFVRAIPAPGTADKSRKFFDEMNDWARGEGFAGLGYATRKGGEWGGPIAKNHGTEGMNKLAAELGLGPDDGIFFAAGKEAEAAKLAGFARTRVGQQLGLIDENKFEFCWIVDFPMFEYDEDAKKVDFSHNPFSMPQGELEALETKDPLDILAWQYDIVCNGVELSSGAIRNHRPDIMYKAFEIAGYTQAQVDENFSGMINAFKYGAPPHGGSAPGIDRIVMLLAGEPNIREVVVFPMNQKAEDLMMNAPAPVTMKQLKELSIRVVGENAAPPIG, from the coding sequence ATGCACGCCTATCGCACCCACACCTGCGGCCAGCTCCGGAAGGAGAATGTCGGCGAGGAAGTCCGCATCTCGGGCTGGGTCCACCGCAAGCGCGATCATGGCGGGGTGCTGTTCGTCGACCTGCGCGACCATTACGGGATGACCCAGGTCGTGGCCGACAGCGACAGCCCGGCGCTGCCGGTGCTCGAGCGGCTGCGGGTGGAATCGGTGGTGACCATCGACGGACTGGTCAAGGACCGCGCGCCGGGCACCACCAACGCCAACCTGCCGACCGGCGACATCGAGGTCTTCGCGCGCGGCGTGACGGTGCAGAGCGCGGCGGCCGAGCTGCCGCTGCCGGTCGCGGGCGAGCAGGAGTACCCTGAGGATATCCGTCTCAAGTATCGCTACCTCGACCTCCGGCGCGAGCGGCTGCACGCCAACATCCTGTTGCGCTCGAACGTCATCGCCTCGATCCGGCGGCGGATGGTCGAGCAGGGCTTTACCGAATTCCAGACCCCGATCCTGACCGCGTCGAGCCCCGAGGGCGCGCGCGACTATCTGGTCCCGAGCCGGGTCCACCCGGGCAAGTTCTACGCGCTTCCTCAGGCGCCGCAGATGTTCAAGCAGCTGCTGATGGTTGCGGGCTTCGACCGTTACTTCCAGATCGCGCCCTGCTTCCGCGACGAGGATGCGCGCGCCGACCGCAGCCCGGGTGAGTTCTACCAGCTCGACTTCGAGATGAGCTTCGTCACCCAGGACGACGTGTTCAATGCGATCGAGCCGGTGCTGGCGGGCGTTTTCCGCGAGTTCGCCGACGGCCGCCAGGTAACCGAAGGCGCCTTCCCCCGCATCCCGTACAAGGAATCGATGCTCAAGTACGGCAACGACAAGCCGGACCTGCGCAACCCGATCCTGATCAGCGACGTCGGCCAGCATTTCGTTGGCTCGGGCTTCGGGCTATTTGCGAAGATCGTCGACGGCGGCGGGTTCGTTCGCGCCATCCCGGCGCCGGGCACCGCCGACAAGAGCCGCAAGTTCTTCGACGAGATGAATGACTGGGCGCGGGGCGAGGGCTTCGCCGGGCTCGGCTACGCCACCCGCAAGGGCGGCGAGTGGGGTGGTCCCATTGCCAAGAATCACGGCACCGAGGGAATGAACAAGCTGGCCGCCGAGCTCGGTCTCGGGCCCGACGACGGCATCTTCTTCGCCGCGGGCAAGGAAGCCGAAGCGGCCAAGCTCGCGGGCTTTGCGCGGACCCGCGTCGGGCAGCAGCTCGGCCTGATCGACGAGAACAAGTTCGAATTCTGCTGGATCGTCGACTTCCCGATGTTCGAATATGACGAGGACGCGAAGAAGGTCGACTTCAGCCACAACCCCTTCTCGATGCCGCAGGGCGAGCTGGAGGCGCTCGAGACCAAGGACCCCTTGGATATCCTCGCCTGGCAGTATGACATCGTCTGCAACGGCGTGGAGCTGTCGAGCGGCGCGATCCGGAACCACCGTCCGGACATCATGTACAAGGCATTCGAAATCGCCGGCTACACCCAGGCCCAGGTCGACGAGAATTTCTCGGGCATGATCAACGCCTTCAAGTACGGCGCGCCGCCGCACGGCGGGTCGGCGCCGGGCATCGACCGGATCGTCATGCTGCTCGCGGGCGAGCCCAACATCCGCGAGGTGGTGGTCTTCCCGATGAACCAGAAGGCCGAGGATTTGATGATGAACGCGCCCGCGCCGGTGACGATGAAGCAGCTCAAAGAGCTGTCGATCCGCGTGGTGGGCGAGAATGCGGCGCCGCCGATCGGCTAG